Proteins co-encoded in one Malus sylvestris chromosome 9, drMalSylv7.2, whole genome shotgun sequence genomic window:
- the LOC126582786 gene encoding ylmG homolog protein 1-2, chloroplastic-like has product MAMASVMASQVIFFPISTPIKPNSKFKPFFSPTPTLKFNPKSNPNPIPKLSLRPICATLTTNPQTLTPQNPSQPPSPLTHLPTRTITTLFALTVAAVRSLSISLVKFGSQFGPSIGSAAGPLFFAALRDRPSGNLNTPLTVVAAGLSKWLDIYSGVLMVRVLLSWFPNIPWDRQPLSAIRDLCDPYLNLFRNIIPPIFDTLDVSPLLAFAVLGTLGSILNNSR; this is encoded by the coding sequence ATGGCAATGGCATCAGTCATGGCTTCTCAAGTTATCTTCTTCCCCATCTCAACCCCCATCAAACCAAACTCCAAATTCAAACCCTTCTTCTCTCCCACTCCCACTCTCAAATTCAATCCCAAATCCAATCCCAACCCAATCCCCAAACTCTCCCTCAGACCCATCTGCGCCACTCTCACTACGAACCCCCAAACCCTCACTCCCCAAAACCCATCTCAGCCCCCGTCGCCCCTAACCCACCTCCCCACTCGCACCATCACCACCCTCTTCGCCCTAACAGTAGCCGCCGTCCGCAGCCTCTCAATTTCGCTCGTCAAGTTCGGTTCCCAATTCGGACCCTCCATCGGATCCGCCGCCGGACCCCTCTTCTTTGCGGCGCTCAGGGACCGCCCGAGCGGTAATTTGAATACCCCTTTGACGGTTGTCGCTGCCGGTCTCTCCAAATGGCTCGATATCTACAGCGGGGTTTTGATGGTTAGGGTTTTGCTCAGCTGGTTCCCCAATATTCCTTGGGACCGTCAGCCACTTTCCGCGATTCGGGACCTCTGCGATCCTTATTTGAACCTCTTTCGCAATATAATTCCGCCGATTTTTGATACCTTGGATGTTAGCCCCCTCTTGGCTTTCGCAGTTTTGGGCACGCTCGGGTCAATTCTCAACAACAGTAGATGA
- the LOC126582790 gene encoding uncharacterized protein LOC126582790, with protein MARSISQTLTLARHLSSKSSPPSCSRLINLRAQSTLPFHHDPPTDSSADSPSDPLLCKLEDAIHRIIVRRSAPDWLPFLPGASYWVPPPRSRSHGLAQLVDKLANPLSEEETMSMTTVRGWPSSAYFIEGTSPQLMEPVIVVQSSDDVPNPQPTETGDQSFDNLSKSEDEEG; from the exons ATGGCAAGGTCGATTTCTCAAACCCTTACCCTAGCCCGCCACCTCTCCTCCAAATCATCGCCGCCATCCTGCTCCCGCCTAATAAACCTGCGCGCCCAATCCACCCTCCCTTTTCACCATGACCCACCAACCGACTCCTCCGCCGACTCGCCTTCCGATCCCCTTCTGTGCAAGCTCGAGGATGCCATCCACCGGATCATCGTCCGCCGATCCGCGCCCGATTGGCTCCCCTTTCTGCCCGGCGCCTCCTACTGGGTCCCTCCCCCACGGTCGAGATCGCACGGCCTGGCTCAGCTGGTCGATAAGTTGGCTAACCCTCTGAGTGAGGAAGAGACCATGTCTATGACCACTGTTAGAGGCTGGCCTTCTTCTGCTTATTTTATCGAAG GTACATCTCCACAACTGATGGAGCCTGTGATTGTGGTTCAGAGTTCTGATGATGTGCCCAATCCCCAACCGACAGAGACCGGGGATCAAAGTTTTGACAATTTGTCCAAGTCTGAGGATGAGGAGGGATGA